One Bacillota bacterium genomic window, AAGCCGAAGGTCCATCGCCCACACAATGTACCTCAAAGCCCGCACGGGTCAAGTATAGACGGATCACTTCACATACGGCCCAGTTGTCTTCCACAACCAGGATGCGACGCATCGACGCTCCTCCCATGTGTTTTTTTTGAATCAATTCTTCTTGATTTGGGGGGCTTCCTCCTTTACCGGTTGAAATGTACATTCTTAACAGTTTCTTAAAATACCCTTGGTAAGATTCTAGTTGAAAACCATCAGGGAGGAGGATGTCTGTGAGGAAGTTGGCCTTAATACTTACTGTGATCATGCTTGTTGGGGGAGTGGTAAGTGCTTCTGCGAATGAGGTTCAGCGTCTGCAACTGGAAAACCGGATACTCTTTGCTCTGAACAATCTGGCAGAGACACCGGAAGAATTGCAGGAACTGTTGGATCTGTTGGAAGAGGTACAAACCGCCCGGGAAAGCTCCCAGGAGCAACTTGCCGAGTTACTGCGGGAACAGCAGGAACTGCTAAGACGTGGAGAAGTGGAGGCTGCCCGGGAGTTGACGGAGAGAATCCAGGAGGTCCAAAGGGAGAGTGTGGAGGCTTGGCACCGGCTGACCGAAAAGCTCAAGGAGCAGGTGACCAAGAAGCATCCCGCAGTAAGCAAGACTCCGGAATTCAAAGATTCCCGACTGTTGCCCCAACGCGTCTGGTCTATGACTCCAGTCTTGCCCCGGGTGCAGCCTCGGGTCCAGTCTCGGGTCCAGCCTGATGTGGTCCCCAGGGCACCGGTGGTGCGGCAACGGTCGTTAGACACTGACTGGCAATGGTTTGAAGGCTTTAAGGATAGTCCGACGCTGCAGCGGCTTTGGCCCAATTGGGGCTGGGATCAGCCAACTATCCTGCGGCGTTCGCCGGATCATCCCTCGGTGCTGGGGCCGCGGACTGGTGGGGGCAGGGGCATCCTAAGGTTTCCCACCTTCGGGAGTTTTCGGGCTATCCGGTGATCGGTAACCAAATCCAACGGGTATTGTAAATGCTTCGGTCAGTGGGAAGTTTTCTCCCACTGACCTATTTTTTTACTGCCCTTTTTGTTGCTAGTCTGCAGCCCCGTACACTCTCGGTCTTGGTCCCCTTTTTGGTTTTCCCCGGTCCTTGTACTGTCTTTCCCTTGGGCTATAATGGAAGCAGGGTCCTCGCCAGGGTTAGACAGAAAAACCGGAAGGGGAGTAAGTCTATGCACACCATCAGGTTGCCGGAACGAATGACCTCAAAGGAGCGGGTTCGGCGGGTCTTTGAGCACAGGGAACCGGATCGGGTGCCAATTAACTATGCGGCCAACCCGGGGATCGACCGTAAACTCAAAGCCCATTTTGGCTTGGCTCCGGATGACCACGAAGGCTTGCTTCAGGTTCTTGGTGTGGATTTTCGGGGTGTCGGTGCAGCGTACATTGGTCCCCGGTTGCATGAGCCCGTGGAGGGCCGATACGTCTGTCCCCTCTGGGGAGTTCGCAGCCGTTGGGTAGAATACGGTGAGAGTGGTTACATGGACTATTGCGATTTCCCCCTAAAGGATGCCGACGTAGCTACCATCGATGCCTGGCCCATGCCCTCGCCTGAGGATTATGACTATGCCTCCGTAGTGGAACTTTGTGAACGCTACAAAGACTACGCAATTTACATCGGCGGTCCGGGGATCGGGGACTTCATTAATTTCAGCGGGAGGCTACGGGGGATGGAAGAGGTGCTCATAGGCCTCATCACCCGGGAACCGGCCCAGTTGCGGCTGATGGACCGGAAGCTTGAAATCGACCTGGAAGTGACACGCCGTACTCTGGAGGCCGCCCAAGGAAAAGTGGATCTTCTTTGGATTGGCGAGGATTTAGGCACCCAGATCGGCCCTATGATCAGCAGGGAGCTTTTCCTGGAACAGATTTTGCCGCGTCATCAAAAGCTGATCGAACAGGCATCGCCGAACAAGTGGGCTACGCCAATGGCCGTTGGGCCCTAGTTACATGGTTAGTTTTCAGAAGCTCACTGTTGCATTGAAACGGAGATCAATAACGGCCGAGAAGTCTAGCGAATTGGGTTAAGAATAATGCATACTCTTCTAACCGGCCCGGAGGTATAAAGTTGGAAACGACGTATTTAGAGAGTGAGGCAAGATAACGATGGGAGGGTCTATGGTGCAGTCGGGAAATAAGAAGATGTTTGAGTGCTACGTCAACAACTGGATCTTCGGTGAAGCTCCTTTGGCCGAGGTTTTCCAGAGGATTGCCGGCATCGGTTTCGATGGGGTGGAACTGATGGGTGAGCCCGCCTTGTATGACGGGAAGGAAGTGGCCCAGTTAGCTGGGGACTTTGGGCTTAAGGTTATCTCCCTGTGCGGGATGCACCCCGGTCCATCACCCGATGATCTACGTGCCCTGGGTCATCCGGACGCGAAAGAAAGACAGCGGGCGGTAGATTATGTAAAAGCCTGCATCGATCTAGCGGTGGAGGTGCAGGCTCGTAGTGTGTTGGTGGTGCCCAGTCTCGTCGGACAACCCACCTATTTTTCCTCCCGGGAGGAGGATTGGCAGAGAGTGGTGGATTCCCTGGCCAAATGTGCTGAGTATGCCGCATCCCAAGGGATCCTAATCACCATCGAACCCATCAACCGGTACGAAGTGTCTTTGGTGAACACCATCGGTGACGCCATCCGGATGGCAGAAGCGGTGAACAGTCCCCAGGTACGGGTGATGGGGGATACCTTCCACATGCAGATGGAGGAAGGAGACGGCATTCCCGCGGCCATCCGCCGGGCCGGTGGCTATTGGCTCCAGCATATTCACTTTGCGGATAACACCCGGGTGGCCCCCGGTTTGGGTACACTACCTTGGCGAGAGATCATTCGGGCCCTGAAGGAGATTGATTACCAAGGGGCCATTTCCTTTGAACCGTTGCCCCGGTGGGCAAGTCCCTACGATGTGAAGCAGGGGCGGTTTTCCCGGGAGGAATTGGACGAAAACCTGCGGTTTGGCCTTGAGTATATAAGACTGATGCAGGAGATTGTCGCTACCGAGAATCCCGATTAAGGTGTGAGGTAAACATCGGTAGGTCAAACAGGCTGGATGGGAATCGGATTGCATTGGGTGGTTGTCTCGAGGGAGGGGGAAGACGCGGGTTCTCCCTCTTCCCTTCGACCTGTCTTTGTGGTTCACGATTGTTTCTGGGCCTCCTGATGAAAAGGGCTATCCTGAATCTTCGTTAGCCAAAGCTACCTGGTACCATCCTGGACGGTGTTATCAGGGACCTGAAATCCTATTATTCCAGGCGTTGCGAAGGGATTTCCAGCTGTCAGGATTTTATTGTAATCCTACCCTCTTTGTGATATACTACTTAACGGTGTAAATACGCACGCCTTGTGACCCTGTTGGGGGTGCCCTTCGGGCGGGGTGCCAACTGGGGAAGAACAAGGCGGAGGCTAAACCAACTGGAGAAAGGAGGTGGACGAGATGGCGATAGTTGGCATGAAGCAACTACTGGAAGCCGGCGTTCACTTCGGTCATCAGACGAGACGATGGAATCCCAAGATGAAGGAATATATCTTCACCGAACGCAATGGGATTTACATCATAGACCTACAGAAAACCGTCAAGAAGATTGAAGAGGCGTACAATTTCGTAAGAGATGTCGTTGCCGACGGTGGCACCGTGTTGTTTGTGGGTACCAAGAAGCAAGCCCAGCAGACGGTGGTGGAAGAGGCCACCCGGTGCGGGATGTTTTACGTCAATGAACGTTGGTTGGGTGGAATGCTGACAAACTTCCAGACCATCCGCAGCCGGATCGATTATATGGTCAAGCTGGAGAAGATGGAAGAGGATGGGTCCTTTGCTGTGCGGCCCAAGAAGGAAGTTTTAGATCTGGTGAACACCCGGACGAAACTGCAGCGTTTCCTGAACGGGATCCGGAATATGTACGAGTTGCCGGACGTAGTGTTTGTCATTGACCCGCGGAAAGAGAAGATCGCGGTGGCGGAGGCACGCAAGCTCGGAATTCCTGTGGTGGCGATCGTGGATACTAACTGTGATCCCGACGAGGTAGATTACGTGATCCCGGGGAACGATGATGCCATTCGGGCCATCCGGTTACTGACCAGCGTCATTGCTGATGCGGTATTGGAAGGCAAGGAAGGTTTCCAGGATACTCAACTCGAAGAAGACCAGGTTAGCCCGGAGCCTGAAGTTGAGGTCGTGGAAGTAACCGAGGACATGTTCCAAGGTGAGCAGGACGAGGCTGCAAGTGTCCTCGAAGAGTAGTTCAAAGAACAAAAGGCCCGGGCGATGCATTGTCGTCACGGGCTTTTTTTGTGAGGAGGCTCATAGACATGGCAGTTACAGCGCAAATGGTCAAGGAATTGCGAGAGAAGACCGGGGCAGGGATGATGGACTGCAAGAAGGCCCTTTTGTCCGCCGACGGTGATATGGAAAAGGCGATCCAGATCCTGCGGGAGAAGGGCTTGGCCGATGCGGCGAAGAAGGCCGGTCGTGCCGCAGCTGAGGGTGTCGTCGATGCTTATATTCACATGGGTGGCCGGATCGGGGTGCTGATCGAAGTCAACTGTGAGACAGACTTTGTGGCCAAGACCGAGGATTTTCAGCAGTTTGTGAAGGATATGGCCATGCAGGTGGCGGCATCTAGTCCCAAATATGTAAGCCGGGATGAAGTGCCCGAAGAGGTGCTGGCCAAGGAGCGGGAGATCTACCGGAATGCTGCCCTCAACGAAGGCAAACCGGAGAAGATCCTCGATCGCATTGTGGAAGGCAGATTGGAGAAATTCTTTAAAGAAGTGTGTCTCCTGGAGCAACCCTTTATTAAGGACCCCGATGTGACGGTGGAAGAGGTACAAAAGGCCCTGGTGGCCAAGCTGGGCGAGAACATCTCTGTACGCCGGTTTGTGCGTTGGGAACGGGGCGAAGGACTGGAGAAGCGGGAGTGTAATTTAGCTGAGGAAGTGAAGGCGCAGCTGGAAGGAAAATAACTACCGGGAGTTGAAACCATGAAGAATCCAGCTTACCGTCGTGTTCTTCTGAAGCTGAGCGGAGAGGCGCTCGCGGGCGCCTCTGGCACCGGCCTTGATCTGGACGTGGTGAATTTCATTGCCAAGGAGATCCACAAGGTGGTGCAAATTGGCGTGGAGATCGCGGTGGTGGTCGGTGGCGGTAATATCTGGCGGGGAGCTCCCGCTTCTGCCCGGGGGATGGATCGTGTCACAGCTGATTACATGGGTATGTTGGGGACTGTGATTAATGCCTTGGCTTTGCAGGATGCCCTGGAGAACCTGGGAGTGGAGACCCGGGTACAGACGGCCATTGAGATGCGGGAAGTGGCCGAGCCGTATATTCGCCGACGGGCCATCCGCCATCTGGAGAAGGGTCGCGTGGTGATCTTTGCCTCGGGCACAGGGAACCCATACTTTTCCACCGATACCACGGCGGCGCTGCGAGCGGCGGAGATCGAGGCCGAGATGATCCTCATGGCCAAAAAGGGCGTTGATGGAGTGTATTCTTCGGATCCCCGGTATGACGCGGAGGCTGTCCTGTTGAAGGAGTTAGATCACATGGACATGCTTCAACGGGGCCTAAAGGTGATGGATGCCACAGCGGCTTCCCTGTGTATGGACAACAAGATTCCCATTATGGTATTCAACTTTAATGTAGAGGATAACATTATCCGTGCCGTCCTTGGCGAAAGGATCGGTACACTCGTGGGAGGGAAGGCGAATGGATAGTAACAGCATACTTAATGAGGCCCAAAAGAAGATGGAAGGTGTAATCGAAGCTTTGAAGCGGGAGTTTGCTTCGGTGCGCACCGGACGGGCCAATCCTGCTTTGCTGGACCGAGTCATGGTGGACTATTACGGCGTACCTACACCTTTGAACCAGCTTGCCAACGTGAGCGCCCCGGAGCCACAGCTGTTGGTGCTTCAGCCCTATGATAAGACCGCCATGGCGGATATTGAGAAAGCCATCCTCAAAGCCGATCTGGGATTGACGCCCTCCAATGACGGTAATGTGATCCGCATTGCCATTCCCCCGTTGACCCAGGAACGGCGGAAGGAGCTGGCGAAGCTGGTGGCCAAGGAGGCCGAAGATAAGCGGGTGGCGGTCAGGCACATCCGTCGCGATGCCAACACGAGGATCAAAGCTTTGGAGAAGGACGGCGAGTTGCCGGAGGATGAAAGTCGGAAGCTGCAAGATGATGTGCAGAAGTTGACCGACAAATTCATCGAAGAGATCGACAGCATTCTGGAAAAGAAGCAACAGGAGCTTATGGAGATCTAATGGATTTTTCCTTCGTAGGCATGAAACTGGAGGATGCACAAAGGATGATGGCCGCCTGTACCGGGCGGCATCCTGTTATTATTCAGGTGACGCGACCTCCCAAAGGGGAGCATAGCCCGGGGGTTTTGCGGGTGGTGGCCCAACGGGAGGAGGAAGACCGCATTGTCCTGGTGTGTGCCCATGAGATGGAAGTATAACCCCTTTGGGCCCTTTGTGCATACCCCGGACTAAGGAGCAAAGACTGGTGGCAAGGGTTGTGTGCTATCCTCCGGGAGAGGGGGTGGAGGGCGGGGTCTGTCCTGGCGCAGGATGGATGTCGCCCCCGGAGATATGAAGTCATGGTGGAAGCGGTTGATGCCGCCTCTCCAACGGAAAAAGCCTGAGAATATCCCTACACATGTGGCAGTGATTATGGACGGCAATGGCCGGTGGGCGGTGGGCCGGGGCCTTTCCCGGACCGAAGGCCATCGCATGGGCGTGCAGTCCCTACGACAGTTGGTGGAGACCGCAGGGGAGCTCGGGATCAAGTATCTAACAGTTTACGCCTTTTCCACGGAGAACTGGGGTCGGCCCCAGGAGGAAGTGGAAGCCCTCTTGAATCTACTTCAGGAGTCTTTAAACGAATACTTGCCGGAATTGGTCGAAAATAATGTACGGGTGCGGGTGATCGGGCGCCGGGATGACTTGGACTCTTCCCTCCGGGAATGCTTGGAGCGGGCGGAGCGGGAAACAGCTCACAACGATGCTCTGTTTTTGAATATCGCCTTCAATTACGGTGGTCGGGCGGAACTGGTGGATGGGATTTGTGCCATTGTGCAAAGGGCTCTAACCGGCGAGATCTCCCCTGGGGAGATCGACGAAGAGCTCATTGAAGAGCACCTGTACCTACGGGGACAACCGGCTCCGGACCTGTTGATTCGCACCGGCGGGGAGCACCGGGTCAGCAATTTCCTCCTGTGGCATATAGCTTACACAGAGTTTTACGTAACCCCTGTGCCGTGGCCGGAGTTCGGACCTCGGGATTTGTACCGGGCCATCGAATCCTACAGCCGACGGCAGCGACGCTTTGGCCAGCTTTAGGGTTGTGCCGCAATTTTCAAAAGGGAGGTGAGCGGCTCCCTTTGTGAGCCGTGCAAGATGCAGCTGGGCGATGGACAACTTTCCAGAAGAATTATCACCGCGGTTGTGGGTGTGCCCATCCTGTTGGGGTTGTATTACGTAGGGGGCTGGCCCTTGTTCTTCTTGTTGGTGGGGTTGATCGTGATTGCCGCCGACGAGCTTGGTCAGATGTTTGACAAACTAAGTGTTGCGCCCAGCCGGGCGGACCTCATTTTCGGTGGCCTAACCCTGCTTCTCGGAGCATATATTAGTACCATTAACAAAGAATATGGTACCGTCGGTGGCGCGGTGGTGACCGTACTTTTGGCTGCCTTTGCCATCAAAGAGATGGTGAAGGGTACGAAATTCTCCCCGGAACGGGTGGCCTTAGCCTTGTTCGGTAGTATCTACGTGGGCCTGTTTTCCTACTTGTGGCTCTTGCGGGCCTTCGGGGACGGTAGCCGTTACCTGATCACCCTGGTATTACTGATTTGGGCCCAGGACATCGGTGCCTATTTCATCGGC contains:
- a CDS encoding flagellar protein FlgN — translated: MSVRKLALILTVIMLVGGVVSASANEVQRLQLENRILFALNNLAETPEELQELLDLLEEVQTARESSQEQLAELLREQQELLRRGEVEAARELTERIQEVQRESVEAWHRLTEKLKEQVTKKHPAVSKTPEFKDSRLLPQRVWSMTPVLPRVQPRVQSRVQPDVVPRAPVVRQRSLDTDWQWFEGFKDSPTLQRLWPNWGWDQPTILRRSPDHPSVLGPRTGGGRGILRFPTFGSFRAIR
- a CDS encoding sugar phosphate isomerase/epimerase, translated to MQSGNKKMFECYVNNWIFGEAPLAEVFQRIAGIGFDGVELMGEPALYDGKEVAQLAGDFGLKVISLCGMHPGPSPDDLRALGHPDAKERQRAVDYVKACIDLAVEVQARSVLVVPSLVGQPTYFSSREEDWQRVVDSLAKCAEYAASQGILITIEPINRYEVSLVNTIGDAIRMAEAVNSPQVRVMGDTFHMQMEEGDGIPAAIRRAGGYWLQHIHFADNTRVAPGLGTLPWREIIRALKEIDYQGAISFEPLPRWASPYDVKQGRFSREELDENLRFGLEYIRLMQEIVATENPD
- the rpsB gene encoding 30S ribosomal protein S2, with translation MAIVGMKQLLEAGVHFGHQTRRWNPKMKEYIFTERNGIYIIDLQKTVKKIEEAYNFVRDVVADGGTVLFVGTKKQAQQTVVEEATRCGMFYVNERWLGGMLTNFQTIRSRIDYMVKLEKMEEDGSFAVRPKKEVLDLVNTRTKLQRFLNGIRNMYELPDVVFVIDPRKEKIAVAEARKLGIPVVAIVDTNCDPDEVDYVIPGNDDAIRAIRLLTSVIADAVLEGKEGFQDTQLEEDQVSPEPEVEVVEVTEDMFQGEQDEAASVLEE
- the tsf gene encoding translation elongation factor Ts, which gives rise to MAVTAQMVKELREKTGAGMMDCKKALLSADGDMEKAIQILREKGLADAAKKAGRAAAEGVVDAYIHMGGRIGVLIEVNCETDFVAKTEDFQQFVKDMAMQVAASSPKYVSRDEVPEEVLAKEREIYRNAALNEGKPEKILDRIVEGRLEKFFKEVCLLEQPFIKDPDVTVEEVQKALVAKLGENISVRRFVRWERGEGLEKRECNLAEEVKAQLEGK
- a CDS encoding UMP kinase; this encodes MKNPAYRRVLLKLSGEALAGASGTGLDLDVVNFIAKEIHKVVQIGVEIAVVVGGGNIWRGAPASARGMDRVTADYMGMLGTVINALALQDALENLGVETRVQTAIEMREVAEPYIRRRAIRHLEKGRVVIFASGTGNPYFSTDTTAALRAAEIEAEMILMAKKGVDGVYSSDPRYDAEAVLLKELDHMDMLQRGLKVMDATAASLCMDNKIPIMVFNFNVEDNIIRAVLGERIGTLVGGKANG
- the frr gene encoding ribosome recycling factor; the protein is MDSNSILNEAQKKMEGVIEALKREFASVRTGRANPALLDRVMVDYYGVPTPLNQLANVSAPEPQLLVLQPYDKTAMADIEKAILKADLGLTPSNDGNVIRIAIPPLTQERRKELAKLVAKEAEDKRVAVRHIRRDANTRIKALEKDGELPEDESRKLQDDVQKLTDKFIEEIDSILEKKQQELMEI
- a CDS encoding isoprenyl transferase; translation: MDVAPGDMKSWWKRLMPPLQRKKPENIPTHVAVIMDGNGRWAVGRGLSRTEGHRMGVQSLRQLVETAGELGIKYLTVYAFSTENWGRPQEEVEALLNLLQESLNEYLPELVENNVRVRVIGRRDDLDSSLRECLERAERETAHNDALFLNIAFNYGGRAELVDGICAIVQRALTGEISPGEIDEELIEEHLYLRGQPAPDLLIRTGGEHRVSNFLLWHIAYTEFYVTPVPWPEFGPRDLYRAIESYSRRQRRFGQL
- a CDS encoding phosphatidate cytidylyltransferase; translated protein: MQLGDGQLSRRIITAVVGVPILLGLYYVGGWPLFFLLVGLIVIAADELGQMFDKLSVAPSRADLIFGGLTLLLGAYISTINKEYGTVGGAVVTVLLAAFAIKEMVKGTKFSPERVALALFGSIYVGLFSYLWLLRAFGDGSRYLITLVLLIWAQDIGAYFIGLTLGKRPLAPTISPKKTWEGALGGLACGVLVAGLVGLFWHMGGIGFLLGLVAGIAGQIGDLVESALKRAAGVKDSGSLLPGHGGVLDRFDSLIFAAPLAYLLVTVLLG